Proteins encoded by one window of Haematobia irritans isolate KBUSLIRL chromosome 2, ASM5000362v1, whole genome shotgun sequence:
- the LOC142223684 gene encoding uncharacterized protein LOC142223684 translates to MRDLSITIVEEHTKRLSRNLALTQTRRRTITFEDPPHKEVVEITKPNSKTTIIRNPKSQKSISTTTTTERSLRPVKNPVTSIVTTTTVDVPYKNFKIWTDYDQEENLQLHIKEQKDRKEEINDKRTGGYMRTI, encoded by the coding sequence ATGCGTGATTTGAGCATAACCATTGTTGAGGAGCACACAAAACGTTTAAGTCGAAATTTGGCTTTGACTCAGACACGCCGACGCACCATTACCTTTGAAGATCCCCCCCACAAGGAGGTGGTGGAAATTACCAAGCCAAATTCCAAGACCACCATTATACGAAATCCCAAATCGCAAAAATCCATAAGTACAACAACAACCACGGAAAGATCCTTGAGACCAGTAAAAAATCCCGTGACATCAATAGTAACCACCACCACCGTGGATgtgccatataaaaatttcaaaatttggacagaTTACGATCAAGAGGAAAATCTACAATTGCATATTAAAGAGCAAAAAGATCGTAAAGAGGAGATTAATGATAAACGAACGGGTGGATATATGAGAACCATATGA